Proteins encoded within one genomic window of Raineyella fluvialis:
- a CDS encoding MarR family transcriptional regulator, whose protein sequence is MTRAAERMVERPAGVYGGAMREQQDRPIGYWAKHLDTLINQEFERILHEDDVTRRQWQTLTTLSWGARTVASLRETLSAFRCDEDDSLEAALEVLSRRGWLHDDGATLSLTEAGLAAHEEVRGHVESIREELARGISEADYRTTVDTLRQMCDNLAGVTEAH, encoded by the coding sequence ATGACCCGCGCCGCCGAACGCATGGTGGAGCGCCCCGCGGGCGTCTACGGTGGGGCCATGCGGGAACAGCAGGACCGGCCGATCGGTTATTGGGCCAAGCACCTCGACACCCTGATCAACCAGGAGTTCGAGCGGATCCTCCACGAGGATGACGTGACGCGTCGCCAGTGGCAGACCCTCACCACGTTGTCCTGGGGGGCGCGCACGGTGGCGAGCCTGCGCGAGACGCTGAGTGCCTTTCGTTGTGACGAGGACGATTCGCTGGAGGCTGCTCTCGAGGTGCTCTCCCGGCGCGGGTGGCTGCACGACGACGGCGCCACGCTCTCGCTCACCGAGGCGGGTCTGGCCGCGCACGAGGAGGTGCGGGGGCACGTCGAGAGCATCCGTGAGGAACTCGCGCGGGGGATCAGCGAGGCGGACTACCGGACCACCGTCGACACCCTCCGGCAGATGTGCGACAACCTGGCCGGCGTCACGGAGGCCCACTGA
- a CDS encoding diacylglycerol/lipid kinase family protein, with the protein MPTASPFPQQPGPRVGLVVNPLGRRATRAREVLTTALAAIGAPAPQVRTTTSASPGADQARRFLAEGVDLVVVAGGDGTVREVAAALVGSGVPLAVLPTGTANIVARNLRLPRRDLRRAVTVALGGAEVRLDVGQVRMRRAGARSDPGPSDVSVFLVMAGIGRDAYTVAATGVRLKRRLGWLAYFAAGIRQALQAPIPMVVDLDGRTRETRTWTVLFGNLPRVPGGITVFPQARPDDGLLETLEVPLRSPFDWLAVACTGLFRQTHRVSALVYGRTGRAHITPRGPLPVQLDGDVIPDVVDLEVEVLAGALLVRSAADPSRIGRTRRVRVLD; encoded by the coding sequence ATGCCGACCGCGTCCCCCTTCCCACAGCAACCCGGACCTCGCGTCGGGCTGGTCGTCAATCCGCTCGGACGCCGGGCGACGCGTGCCCGTGAAGTGCTCACCACGGCACTGGCGGCGATCGGAGCACCTGCGCCCCAGGTCCGCACGACGACCAGCGCCTCGCCGGGTGCCGACCAGGCCCGCCGGTTCCTGGCCGAGGGGGTCGACCTCGTGGTCGTCGCCGGCGGCGACGGGACCGTACGGGAGGTCGCCGCGGCACTGGTCGGCAGCGGTGTCCCACTGGCCGTCCTGCCCACCGGGACCGCCAACATCGTCGCCCGCAACCTCCGGCTGCCGCGCCGCGACCTGCGTCGTGCGGTGACCGTGGCGCTGGGCGGTGCCGAGGTGCGCCTCGATGTCGGCCAGGTCAGGATGCGGCGGGCCGGAGCGCGGTCCGACCCGGGCCCGTCCGACGTCTCGGTCTTCCTGGTGATGGCCGGCATCGGGCGCGACGCCTACACGGTGGCGGCCACCGGCGTACGCCTCAAACGGCGACTGGGCTGGCTCGCCTACTTCGCGGCCGGAATCAGGCAGGCCCTGCAAGCCCCGATCCCCATGGTGGTCGATCTCGACGGGCGAACGCGGGAGACGCGGACCTGGACCGTCCTCTTCGGCAACCTTCCACGCGTCCCGGGTGGGATCACCGTCTTCCCACAGGCGCGCCCCGACGACGGTCTGCTCGAGACGCTCGAAGTGCCGCTCCGCAGTCCGTTCGACTGGCTCGCCGTGGCGTGCACCGGGCTGTTCCGCCAGACACACCGCGTGTCCGCCCTCGTCTATGGCCGGACCGGCCGGGCCCACATCACTCCACGGGGGCCACTGCCGGTCCAACTCGACGGCGATGTCATCCCCGACGTCGTCGACCTCGAGGTGGAGGTGCTGGCCGGCGCCCTGCTCGTCCGCAGCGCAGCGGACCCGTCGCGAATCGGCCGTACGCGACGGGTCCGCGTCCTAGACTGA
- a CDS encoding SDR family NAD(P)-dependent oxidoreductase: MSAAIPDRFSGRTIIVTGAGSGIGRATATRLVAEGAYVVGADLSEERLKAVADELGSPGFRYVVGSITDQDVVDRVVAEAGPELWGLVNNAGIMDDFLPVADIDDATWQRVVDVNLTSMMRMTRAAIPVMLDHGSGAIVNLSSEAGIRASAAGVAYTASKHAVIGLTKSTSLFYARKGIRCNSVAPGGVATNIQARMDTPGFTEVIAPLLGATMTPTATADQLAAAITFLLSDDASNITGAVLFCDGGWSVI, encoded by the coding sequence ATGTCCGCCGCCATTCCCGACCGGTTCTCCGGTCGGACCATCATCGTCACCGGTGCCGGCTCCGGCATCGGCAGGGCCACCGCCACGCGGCTGGTCGCCGAGGGGGCGTACGTCGTCGGTGCTGATCTGTCGGAGGAGCGCCTGAAGGCCGTCGCCGACGAACTCGGCAGCCCCGGCTTCCGTTACGTCGTGGGATCCATCACCGACCAGGACGTCGTCGATCGGGTCGTGGCCGAGGCCGGCCCCGAGTTGTGGGGTCTGGTGAACAACGCCGGCATCATGGACGACTTCCTCCCGGTGGCCGACATCGACGACGCCACCTGGCAGCGCGTCGTCGACGTCAACCTGACCTCGATGATGCGGATGACCAGGGCGGCCATCCCCGTCATGCTGGACCACGGCAGCGGGGCCATCGTCAACCTCTCCTCGGAAGCCGGCATCCGCGCCTCCGCGGCCGGTGTCGCCTACACGGCGTCCAAGCACGCCGTCATCGGCCTGACGAAGTCGACGTCGCTCTTCTACGCGCGAAAGGGAATCCGATGCAACAGCGTCGCCCCCGGTGGGGTCGCCACCAACATCCAGGCCCGCATGGACACCCCGGGCTTCACGGAGGTCATCGCCCCACTGCTGGGCGCGACGATGACTCCCACGGCGACCGCCGACCAGCTCGCGGCCGCCATCACGTTCCTGTTGAGCGACGATGCTTCCAACATCACCGGCGCCGTGCTCTTCTGTGACGGAGGCTGGAGCGTGATCTGA
- the panC gene encoding pantoate--beta-alanine ligase: MKVVTTREELRTARAALGGVGLVPTMGFLHDGHLSLVSRAKAENAAAAVSIFVNPTQFGPTEDLEAYPRDLDHDLDVLERAGTDLVWTPRVEDVYPAGFDTYVTPGGVADVLEGARRPGHFRGVATVVSILFHLVAPQRAYFGQKDAQQVAVIRQMVRDLGLPVEVVACPIVREQDGLAMSSRNTYLSDEDRPAALVLSRALRAADRAWTAGERDADALRAIMRGILAEEPRAQVDYVSVADPGSLTELSTVDAAVGALASLAVRVGRPRLIDNLVLAPRA; encoded by the coding sequence ATGAAGGTCGTCACCACCCGCGAGGAACTCCGGACCGCCCGGGCCGCACTCGGCGGGGTCGGACTGGTGCCTACCATGGGCTTCCTCCACGACGGTCACCTCAGCCTGGTCAGCCGCGCCAAGGCGGAGAACGCCGCCGCCGCGGTGTCGATCTTCGTCAATCCGACCCAGTTCGGCCCCACCGAGGACCTCGAGGCGTACCCCCGCGACCTCGACCACGACCTCGACGTCCTCGAGCGGGCGGGGACCGACCTGGTCTGGACGCCTCGGGTCGAGGACGTCTACCCCGCCGGCTTCGACACCTATGTCACGCCAGGGGGCGTCGCGGACGTGCTCGAGGGGGCCCGTCGCCCGGGCCATTTCCGCGGCGTGGCGACGGTCGTCAGCATCCTGTTCCACCTCGTCGCGCCGCAGCGGGCCTACTTCGGCCAGAAGGACGCCCAGCAGGTCGCCGTGATCCGGCAGATGGTGCGCGACCTGGGCCTGCCGGTCGAGGTCGTGGCCTGCCCCATCGTCCGCGAGCAGGACGGCCTGGCCATGAGCAGCCGCAACACGTACCTGTCCGACGAGGACCGCCCGGCGGCGCTGGTGCTGTCCCGGGCGCTGCGGGCGGCCGACCGGGCCTGGACGGCTGGGGAACGCGACGCGGACGCCCTGCGGGCCATCATGCGCGGCATCCTCGCCGAGGAACCCCGCGCACAGGTCGACTACGTGAGCGTCGCCGATCCCGGCAGCCTGACCGAGCTGAGCACCGTCGACGCGGCGGTCGGAGCGCTCGCCTCGCTGGCCGTACGGGTGGGCCGCCCGCGCCTCATCGACAACCTGGTGCTCGCCCCCCGGGCCTGA
- the panB gene encoding 3-methyl-2-oxobutanoate hydroxymethyltransferase encodes MRTSIADIRAAYLRGERIPMITAYDYTSAQLVEQAGVPMILVGDSLGMVVQGHDSTLPVTVDDMIYHSRAVIRGCATPMVVTDLPFLTYATETDALRHAARLLAEGGATSVKLEGGRPVAPTVRRLVQAGIPVMGHLGFTPQSVNQIGMRVQAKESAAARELIEDALALQAAGAWAIVLELIPAPLATAVTAQLDIPTIGIGAGPGCSGEVQVWHDLLGLFSDFVPRHTRRYRTLAEEITSGLREYADDVRSGAFPTEKNSAAMDPAVLAEALYGLDRSAETEG; translated from the coding sequence ATGCGGACCTCCATCGCCGACATCAGGGCGGCGTACCTGCGCGGTGAGCGCATCCCGATGATCACCGCGTACGACTACACCAGCGCCCAACTGGTGGAGCAGGCCGGCGTGCCGATGATCCTGGTCGGCGACTCACTCGGCATGGTCGTCCAGGGGCACGACTCGACCCTTCCGGTCACTGTGGACGACATGATCTACCACTCCCGGGCGGTGATCCGCGGCTGTGCGACCCCGATGGTGGTCACCGACCTGCCGTTCCTCACGTACGCCACCGAGACCGATGCCCTGCGCCACGCAGCACGGCTACTGGCCGAGGGCGGCGCCACGTCGGTGAAGCTGGAGGGCGGCCGGCCGGTCGCCCCGACCGTACGACGCCTGGTGCAGGCGGGCATCCCGGTGATGGGTCACCTCGGCTTCACCCCCCAGTCGGTCAACCAGATCGGGATGCGGGTCCAGGCCAAGGAGTCGGCCGCCGCGCGGGAACTGATCGAGGATGCCCTCGCCCTCCAGGCGGCGGGTGCCTGGGCCATCGTGCTGGAGCTCATCCCGGCTCCGCTGGCCACCGCCGTGACGGCGCAACTGGACATCCCGACCATCGGCATCGGCGCCGGGCCCGGCTGCTCAGGCGAGGTCCAGGTCTGGCATGACCTGCTCGGCCTGTTCAGCGACTTCGTGCCGCGCCATACCCGGCGCTACCGGACCCTCGCCGAGGAGATCACCTCGGGGCTGCGGGAGTACGCCGACGACGTCCGCTCCGGCGCGTTCCCGACAGAGAAGAACAGCGCCGCGATGGACCCGGCGGTGCTCGCGGAGGCCCTGTACGGTCTCGACCGGTCGGCCGAGACCGAAGGATAG
- the panD gene encoding aspartate 1-decarboxylase, with the protein MVSGKIHRARVTAADLDYVGSITVDEDLLDAADILPFERVQVVDLNNGERLETYTIAGARGSGEIQLNGAAARLVQPGDLVIIMAYTQVTDPVPEGWHPKVVLVDANDNSIARVITDVNDPMALHGPMPANLV; encoded by the coding sequence ATGGTCAGCGGCAAGATCCACCGAGCGAGGGTCACGGCGGCCGACCTCGACTACGTCGGCAGCATCACCGTCGACGAGGATCTCCTCGACGCGGCCGACATCCTGCCCTTCGAACGGGTCCAGGTCGTCGATCTCAACAACGGCGAGCGCCTCGAGACCTACACCATCGCGGGCGCCCGCGGTTCCGGCGAGATCCAGCTCAACGGTGCCGCCGCGCGGCTCGTCCAGCCCGGTGACCTCGTCATCATCATGGCCTACACCCAGGTGACCGACCCTGTCCCCGAGGGCTGGCACCCCAAGGTCGTCCTCGTGGACGCGAACGACAACTCCATCGCCCGGGTCATCACCGATGTGAACGATCCGATGGCGCTGCACGGGCCGATGCCGGCGAACCTGGTCTGA
- a CDS encoding Rossmann-like and DUF2520 domain-containing protein — protein MTAGAPGSVGILGSGRLAHALQQSLSAHGGTVSVLSARDPDRAALLDLDLTVLAVSDDAIGPVAAALAAESAGRTGQGRAVVHCSGALDRTPLAPLAERGWRIGCWHPMQAFATTDTPIAEGITWGITADAELTATLAIRSEALGGHPLVLRDQDRARYHAAAAMASNYTDVLLFHAMRLLEDCGLEPAAAVRALLPLVRTSLDGVELAGLPDGLTGPASRGDVGTLRRHLAALDDRPDTAALYRAAGLAAHDLLVARGMDPATLASVDAALRDPQEPARKIT, from the coding sequence GTGACCGCCGGCGCTCCCGGATCGGTCGGCATCCTCGGGTCCGGACGGTTGGCCCACGCCCTGCAGCAGTCGCTGTCCGCGCACGGAGGGACCGTCAGTGTCCTCTCCGCCCGGGACCCCGACCGGGCCGCCCTCCTCGACCTCGATCTCACCGTGCTGGCCGTCTCCGATGACGCCATCGGCCCGGTCGCCGCCGCGCTCGCCGCGGAATCGGCGGGACGCACCGGGCAAGGGCGGGCCGTGGTGCACTGCTCCGGCGCCCTCGACCGCACTCCCCTGGCGCCCCTGGCCGAACGAGGGTGGCGCATCGGCTGCTGGCATCCCATGCAGGCGTTCGCGACGACCGACACGCCCATCGCCGAGGGAATCACCTGGGGCATCACGGCCGATGCCGAGCTCACGGCGACGCTGGCCATCCGTTCCGAGGCCCTCGGAGGCCACCCGCTCGTCCTCCGCGACCAGGACCGGGCCCGGTACCACGCCGCTGCGGCGATGGCGTCCAACTACACCGACGTCCTGCTCTTCCACGCCATGCGCCTGCTGGAGGACTGCGGCCTCGAGCCCGCCGCCGCCGTCCGCGCCCTGCTCCCCCTGGTCCGGACGAGCCTGGACGGCGTGGAACTCGCCGGGCTGCCGGACGGACTGACCGGCCCGGCGTCCCGGGGTGACGTGGGCACCCTCCGGCGCCATCTGGCCGCGCTGGACGACCGGCCGGACACCGCCGCGCTCTACCGCGCCGCCGGCCTCGCCGCGCACGACCTGCTGGTCGCCCGCGGCATGGATCCGGCCACCCTGGCCAGCGTGGATGCCGCCCTGCGGGACCCTCAGGAACCAGCGAGGAAGATCACGTAA
- a CDS encoding CDP-alcohol phosphatidyltransferase family protein, whose amino-acid sequence MNAPEVPLPPASEAAAGRPGGRPAWATVPNAITLLRLLLLAPVCWLLVREATLGPGSVLLLALWASTDWIDGFLARRLHQVSRVGQMLDPIADRVGIGAVVVCLAAAGHLSWWAVGIVLVTDLATALLAGRAAARGRIVVHLLGKTRTAVMFLGIALLVGALAFRPSLAIVGTVVVWVGVLLHIIAGASYIRAAATGSLTPPQVTR is encoded by the coding sequence ATGAACGCCCCTGAGGTCCCGCTGCCTCCTGCATCGGAGGCCGCTGCCGGGCGCCCTGGCGGTCGCCCGGCCTGGGCGACCGTGCCCAACGCCATCACGCTGCTGCGGTTGCTGCTGCTGGCCCCCGTCTGCTGGCTGCTCGTCCGCGAAGCCACGCTGGGTCCGGGCTCGGTGCTCCTGCTCGCACTGTGGGCCTCGACCGACTGGATCGACGGGTTCCTCGCGCGCCGCCTCCACCAGGTCAGCCGGGTCGGTCAGATGCTGGATCCGATCGCGGACCGGGTCGGTATCGGCGCGGTCGTCGTCTGCCTTGCTGCGGCGGGACACCTGTCCTGGTGGGCGGTGGGGATCGTGCTCGTCACCGATCTGGCGACCGCACTGCTCGCCGGCCGGGCGGCGGCACGCGGACGGATCGTCGTGCACCTGCTCGGCAAGACGAGGACGGCGGTGATGTTCCTCGGCATCGCCCTCCTCGTCGGGGCGCTGGCCTTCAGACCGTCACTGGCCATCGTCGGCACCGTCGTGGTCTGGGTGGGGGTCCTCCTGCACATCATCGCCGGCGCGTCGTACATCCGGGCCGCTGCGACCGGATCGCTCACTCCCCCGCAGGTCACCCGGTGA
- a CDS encoding RNase H family protein translates to MTITAAADGSSLGNPGPAGWAWYVDDDCWASGGWPHGTNNMGELMAVLDLLRQTAHVDEPLHILCDSQYAINVVSKWTKGWKKKGWKKSDGKPVLNVDIVIALDAAMQGRQVTFEWVRGHRGHVMNEAADTRARAAATAYQLGTEPDPGPGFRRTGRSAPDPSASAPASEEPSAVTVPPAARAEVGSLQAVMVAPPDPEAEESELPEDYFQPDLFSGAEPELDLPDVDQVIELERWLHGTEPADDPTQWAALLNPGWFRVRVDGGLDHRGDVLSGVLASDLCTLDVLEARRLRDDEVLLLSRGTHESHTTLRTSLWVREGTQWQQRFEQVTRES, encoded by the coding sequence GTGACGATCACAGCAGCGGCGGACGGCTCCTCCCTCGGCAATCCCGGCCCCGCCGGATGGGCCTGGTACGTCGACGACGACTGCTGGGCGAGCGGCGGATGGCCGCACGGCACGAACAATATGGGGGAGCTGATGGCGGTGCTGGACCTGCTGCGCCAGACCGCCCACGTCGACGAGCCGCTGCACATCCTCTGCGACAGCCAGTACGCCATCAATGTGGTCTCCAAGTGGACCAAGGGTTGGAAGAAGAAGGGCTGGAAGAAGTCCGACGGCAAGCCGGTGCTGAACGTCGACATCGTCATCGCCCTGGACGCGGCGATGCAGGGTCGCCAGGTCACCTTCGAATGGGTCCGTGGCCACCGTGGGCACGTGATGAACGAGGCGGCGGACACCCGCGCCCGGGCGGCCGCCACCGCCTACCAGCTCGGCACTGAGCCCGATCCCGGCCCGGGTTTCCGGCGGACCGGGAGGTCCGCCCCCGACCCGAGCGCCTCGGCGCCGGCCTCGGAGGAGCCGTCAGCCGTCACGGTCCCGCCTGCCGCCCGTGCGGAGGTGGGCAGCCTCCAGGCCGTCATGGTCGCGCCCCCCGACCCCGAGGCCGAAGAGTCGGAACTCCCGGAGGACTATTTCCAGCCCGATCTCTTCTCCGGAGCCGAGCCGGAACTCGACCTGCCCGACGTCGACCAGGTCATCGAGTTGGAGCGCTGGCTGCACGGCACCGAGCCGGCGGACGACCCGACGCAGTGGGCCGCTCTGCTGAACCCTGGCTGGTTCCGGGTCCGGGTCGATGGTGGGCTCGACCATCGTGGCGACGTGCTCAGCGGTGTCCTCGCGTCCGACCTGTGCACCCTTGACGTCCTGGAGGCCCGCCGGCTGCGCGACGATGAGGTGCTGCTGCTCAGCCGGGGCACCCACGAGTCGCACACGACGCTGCGGACCTCGCTGTGGGTCCGCGAGGGCACCCAGTGGCAACAACGGTTCGAGCAGGTGACCCGCGAGTCCTGA
- a CDS encoding MFS transporter: MHKFLDELGALSGPLVVAAVIAATTLIAPAMAWLAVPGAVAIAILVYLQIRVPDTSVFGEPDTPASTADVTTAPPPSPQGRGMARAAQRWWGETLGVGLPPRFFLFAACAALATGGLVTFGVISFHLVTAAVLPLAAVPVLYAAGQGASALAALATGHGYDRWGARVLYVLPVLVTLVPLLAFTRSAWLAVLGVLAWGAANGLQDSTVKALVADLVGKERRATAYGVFAAIQGGAAIGGGALAGGLYVTSLPLLVAIIAASQVGTALLLHRTLDRRRVRADSAAH; this comes from the coding sequence GTGCACAAGTTCCTCGACGAACTGGGCGCCCTGAGCGGGCCGCTGGTCGTCGCCGCCGTGATCGCCGCGACGACGCTGATCGCCCCGGCGATGGCCTGGCTCGCGGTCCCTGGTGCGGTCGCCATCGCCATCCTGGTGTACCTGCAGATCCGGGTCCCGGACACGTCGGTGTTCGGGGAACCCGACACCCCGGCGAGCACCGCCGACGTGACGACCGCTCCCCCGCCCAGCCCGCAGGGTCGGGGGATGGCCCGGGCCGCCCAGCGGTGGTGGGGAGAGACGCTCGGCGTCGGGCTGCCCCCTCGCTTCTTCCTCTTCGCCGCCTGTGCAGCACTGGCCACGGGAGGGCTGGTCACCTTCGGCGTCATCTCGTTCCACCTGGTCACCGCGGCGGTGCTGCCGCTCGCCGCCGTCCCGGTGTTGTACGCCGCCGGCCAGGGCGCCTCCGCCCTCGCCGCCCTGGCCACCGGCCACGGCTACGACCGGTGGGGCGCGCGCGTGCTGTACGTCCTGCCCGTCCTGGTCACCCTGGTCCCGCTGCTGGCCTTCACCCGGTCGGCCTGGCTCGCGGTGCTGGGCGTTCTCGCCTGGGGCGCCGCCAACGGGCTGCAGGACTCGACGGTCAAGGCCCTGGTGGCCGACCTCGTCGGCAAGGAGCGCCGGGCCACGGCGTACGGGGTCTTCGCCGCCATCCAAGGTGGTGCCGCGATCGGTGGCGGTGCCCTCGCCGGCGGCCTGTATGTGACGTCACTCCCGCTGCTGGTGGCCATCATCGCCGCCAGCCAGGTGGGAACGGCGCTGCTGCTCCATCGCACCCTCGACCGCCGGCGAGTCCGGGCCGACTCGGCTGCCCACTGA
- a CDS encoding MFS transporter produces the protein MGRGAEHLAGRRRDIGATAWQVVIGFGLVSFAADMVYEGARAITGPLLAQLGASALVVGIVTGAGEAMALVLRLVFGPLADRTGRYWSLTLIGYGLTAVCVPLLALAPRLGGAGLGVAITLILLERTGKAVRSPSKTALLADAAGRSGVAAGSACTSSSTNWAP, from the coding sequence ATGGGACGCGGAGCCGAGCACCTCGCGGGCCGGCGCCGGGACATCGGCGCCACGGCCTGGCAGGTGGTCATCGGTTTCGGTCTGGTGAGTTTCGCCGCGGACATGGTGTACGAGGGGGCCCGCGCGATCACCGGTCCCCTGCTGGCGCAGCTGGGCGCCTCGGCCTTGGTCGTCGGCATCGTGACGGGCGCAGGCGAGGCGATGGCTCTCGTGCTCCGACTCGTCTTCGGTCCGCTCGCCGACCGCACCGGACGCTACTGGTCGCTGACCCTGATCGGCTACGGCCTGACCGCCGTCTGCGTGCCACTGCTGGCCCTCGCGCCGCGACTCGGTGGCGCCGGGTTGGGCGTGGCCATCACCCTGATCCTCCTGGAGCGCACCGGTAAGGCGGTCCGCAGCCCGTCGAAGACCGCCCTGCTGGCCGATGCCGCGGGGCGGTCGGGCGTGGCCGCGGGTTCGGCGTGCACAAGTTCCTCGACGAACTGGGCGCCCTGA
- a CDS encoding O-antigen ligase family protein translates to MAIVFLESVAGILPDGTLFWLISPVRLVLIIGLAAMGLVVPHPTAWRTWLDVPLAVLLLTSLAASYGRTESMAGWRWLLTEVGLYYLVVMVRRQHRDSHRAALVLALVGVATPALVGLQQAASQIPTGFCRAPGQGMADGCEQPGALVRVIGTMSNPNLLAAFLLLFLPLAWLAIDEWLNSSARLAGFVLLALGYLALVDTWSRAGLAAGVLGVVALFTLVRPSGTRLRIGGWLLGVGLVAAVVMAVASGAGVRTKLWSSALSLAVHHPLGVGIGRSGVLLTQAVPGSLQFQHAHNTWLNWLVEAGWLGLLAVVAITVLVCWRIWRSAAEGSRVAASLGAGLLGFGLMSITDHPANSLRIALGLVFAIGLVMTSPVADQRILTRRSRAMSRSLPEPLAAGSTSGAFEPVPAPEPVPAPDLASRRVLATQPVPAPEPILAGVAFGAPTATAPPDATIIQPPAGTTQPPGTIQGSVLDNLHRPYGAGAPTRERGPRRRGAGDPKHPSVPHRGRPRSAPPIPRPPGGGSRRTARPGGGRPPNPPSPRTAPVGRPTIPLWPRTGRSGQHRSPPAHGRGVGPTSRERNVRTGTVAPVADLVLWSPRGEEW, encoded by the coding sequence ATGGCGATCGTGTTCCTCGAGTCCGTCGCCGGGATCCTGCCCGACGGCACGCTCTTCTGGCTGATCTCGCCGGTCCGGCTGGTGCTGATCATCGGCCTGGCGGCGATGGGCCTCGTCGTCCCGCACCCCACTGCGTGGCGTACCTGGCTCGACGTGCCGCTCGCGGTGCTGCTGCTGACCAGCCTCGCGGCTTCCTACGGCAGGACCGAGAGCATGGCCGGGTGGCGCTGGCTGCTGACCGAGGTGGGGCTGTACTACCTCGTGGTGATGGTGCGGCGCCAGCATCGCGACAGCCATCGTGCCGCCTTGGTCCTCGCCCTGGTCGGCGTCGCCACACCCGCCCTCGTGGGACTGCAGCAGGCCGCGTCCCAGATTCCGACCGGCTTCTGCCGGGCGCCGGGTCAGGGCATGGCGGACGGGTGCGAGCAGCCCGGTGCGCTGGTCCGGGTGATCGGCACCATGAGCAACCCGAACCTCCTCGCAGCTTTCCTCCTCCTCTTCCTGCCCCTCGCCTGGCTGGCGATCGATGAGTGGCTGAACAGCTCCGCCCGGCTCGCCGGGTTCGTCCTCCTGGCGCTGGGCTACCTGGCCCTGGTCGACACCTGGTCCCGGGCTGGCCTGGCCGCCGGGGTGCTGGGCGTCGTCGCCCTCTTCACGCTGGTGCGGCCCTCCGGCACCAGGCTGCGGATCGGTGGGTGGCTGCTCGGCGTCGGACTGGTAGCCGCGGTCGTGATGGCGGTCGCCTCGGGCGCGGGTGTGCGGACAAAGCTCTGGTCGAGCGCACTGTCCCTCGCCGTTCACCATCCGCTCGGTGTCGGAATCGGCCGATCGGGCGTGCTGCTCACCCAGGCGGTGCCCGGCTCGCTGCAGTTCCAGCACGCCCACAACACCTGGCTGAACTGGCTGGTCGAGGCCGGCTGGCTGGGCCTGCTCGCCGTGGTGGCGATCACCGTCCTGGTCTGCTGGCGGATCTGGCGCTCGGCAGCGGAGGGATCCCGGGTCGCCGCGTCTCTCGGGGCCGGGCTCCTCGGCTTCGGCCTGATGAGCATCACCGATCACCCGGCCAACTCGTTGCGGATCGCGCTGGGTCTCGTCTTCGCGATCGGGCTGGTGATGACGTCTCCGGTGGCCGACCAGCGGATTCTGACCCGGAGGAGCCGGGCGATGTCCCGCAGTCTCCCCGAGCCCCTGGCCGCCGGTTCGACATCGGGGGCCTTCGAGCCGGTTCCGGCGCCCGAACCGGTTCCCGCGCCGGACCTGGCGTCGCGGCGGGTCCTGGCGACGCAGCCGGTTCCGGCCCCCGAGCCCATCCTCGCGGGCGTCGCCTTCGGCGCTCCCACAGCGACGGCGCCGCCAGACGCGACGATCATCCAGCCGCCTGCCGGGACCACCCAGCCGCCGGGGACCATCCAGGGGAGCGTCCTGGACAACCTGCACCGCCCCTACGGGGCCGGTGCCCCCACCCGGGAGCGTGGTCCGCGCCGGCGCGGGGCAGGGGATCCGAAACACCCTTCCGTCCCGCACCGCGGCAGGCCACGCTCGGCGCCGCCGATCCCGCGCCCACCGGGCGGAGGCTCCCGACGTACGGCTCGGCCTGGCGGGGGACGTCCACCGAACCCTCCCTCGCCAAGGACAGCACCGGTGGGCCGGCCGACGATTCCGCTGTGGCCCAGGACCGGGCGGTCCGGACAGCACCGGTCGCCGCCAGCCCATGGGCGCGGCGTGGGACCGACATCGAGGGAGCGCAACGTCAGGACGGGGACCGTGGCTCCCGTCGCTGACCTCGTGCTGTGGTCGCCGCGGGGGGAGGAGTGGTGA